TGGTGGTCTATCCGGGTCGTCTGCCCACCTTGCGGGAAGCGACGGCGCATGTGATTCGGGAAGCCATGACCCGGGCCAACGGCAATCAGGGTGTGGCCGCCTCCTTTCTGGGTATTTCAAGACAGGCGCTCAATCGTCGCTTGGGCGGGCTTTACGGAGAAGGGGAGGCGGAATGAAACCGCATGGGCCTTTTCCGCAGCGGCTGCCGGCATTGTTGCTGACTCTGTTTATTCTTTCGGCCTGTTCCACCACCCCCACCTCGCCTCCGGTGCCGACACCAACCGCTCCGCCGAAGCGAACCGACGATGCCTGCGCCATATTCAGCGAAAAGAAGGAGTGGTATCCCCTGGCCAAGAAGTCGTTTCGCAAATGGGGGGCTCCCCTGCACGTCATGTTGGCCATCATGCATCAGGAGTCCCGCTTCCAGCACGATGCCATTCCACCCAAGGGGCGCATCATGGGGGTGATTCCCTGGGGGCGGGCTTCGAGCGCCTACGGCTATTCGCAGGCGCTGGATGGCACCTGGGACTGGTATCGGGAAAAGACCGGCAACTGGGGTGCGGATCGGGATGATTTCGGCGATGCCATCGACTTCATGGGGTGGTATATCGACCAGAGTCATCAGATGTTGGGTATTTCAAAGTGGGATACGTATAATCAATATCTGGCCTATCATGAAGGGCAGCAGGGATACAAAAAGAAGACCTTCCAGAAAAAGGCCTGGTTGATCGATGTCTCCCGCAAGGTGGACCGCAACGCCGCTCGTTACGAGAAACAGTTGGCCGCTTGCGAAA
This DNA window, taken from Magnetococcales bacterium, encodes the following:
- a CDS encoding transglycosylase SLT domain-containing protein, which encodes MKPHGPFPQRLPALLLTLFILSACSTTPTSPPVPTPTAPPKRTDDACAIFSEKKEWYPLAKKSFRKWGAPLHVMLAIMHQESRFQHDAIPPKGRIMGVIPWGRASSAYGYSQALDGTWDWYREKTGNWGADRDDFGDAIDFMGWYIDQSHQMLGISKWDTYNQYLAYHEGQQGYKKKTFQKKAWLIDVSRKVDRNAARYEKQLAACESQLRKEEGSSGKGGDWWPF